GAAACGCCGGGCTGCCAGTTCTGCCGGCAACGCACCGGGCGCGGCGTGCGCGACGCAGGTGTCCGGGTGCGCTTCCTTAAAGGCAGCCAGCGCCGGGAACTCGCTGGCGCCGATCAGCAGCAGACGTGCCGGGGCGTAGCGGTCGAGCAGGGCGGCCAAAGCCTGCTGCGGCGTGCGGGAAGAAATGGCGACGTTCATCGAAGCTCCTCAATCAGAGCGCCAAGACTAGCCTGCCCGGACGCCAAGGCCTAGATCTCTGTCCTGCGGGTTTGCGGCAAATTCACCGAAGTCCCGTGAACAGGCGCACAAACAGCAGTGGCCTATTGCTGGCGGAGATTAAAACTCCGGTCTTTACTCCCTGAATCGGTTCTAAGCCGATCCCTCAGGAGAAAACTAGATGAGCATAGTTCGGACAGCATTACCCTTGGTTCTGCTAACCAGTGTGTTGACTGGTTGTGCAGGTTTGCAGAAAACCGACTGGCCGACCTGTGCGGCAGTCGGCGGTGTCGTCGGTGCGGGTCTCGGTGCGACCGAAAGCTCCGCATGGGCGGGGTATGGCGCGTTACTCGTCGGCGGTACGGCAGCAGCCTATTGCTGGGTTCACGGTGATGGCGATGAAGACGGCGATGGTGTGCCGGACAGTCGCGACAAGTGCCCGGGCACGCCTAAAGGCGTACAGGTCGATGCTGACGGCTGCCCTCCACCAGCCCCTGCACCAGTGGTCGAAGAAGCTGTAGTGGTCAAGGAAGAAACCATTGTCATCCGCGATGTTCACTTCCAGTTCGACAAGGCCACGCTGACCCCGGCCGACAAACTGGTCCTGGATAAAGTCGCCACGCGCCTGAAACAGGAAACCAGTACCGCTCAACTGACCGTGACCGGTCACACCGACAGCGTCGGCAGCGATGCCTACAACCAGAAACTGTCGGATCGCCGTGCACACTCGGTGGTCAAGTACCTGGTCGAAAGCGGCGTACCGCAAAGCAGCTTCGTGTCGGTGACCGGTGCCGGTGAAAGCCAGCCGGTGGCAGACAACAAAACTGCCGACGGTCGTGCTCTGAACCGTCGTACCGAAATCAAAATCAACCGCTAGCCCCCCTCGCATCCGCGGCTTGTGCAGTCGCGGATGCGGGTCTTTACTCCTGTGTAACCGGTATGGGCCGGTGACACAGGAGCTTTAACGATGAGTGTTCTTACAAGGTCCGTCTTGCCGGTTCTGCTGCTGGGCAGCCTGTTGACCGGTTGCGCCACCCACAGCGATGGCACCGCTCCCCTCAATCAACGTACCTGGCCGATCTGCAGCCTTATTGGCGGACTGGTCGGCGGCGGTCTCGGCGCGCTCGAAAATAGCGGCTGGGCCGGTGGTGGCGCTGCGCTGGGGATCCTCACCGGCGGATTGATCTGTTACGCCCAGGATGGCGATGAAGACGACGACGGCGTATTCGATCGCCGCGACCGTTGCCCCGATACCCCGGCCAACACCCCGGTCGACCACCGTGGCTGTCCGTTGCCGCAATACCCGGTCACCGAGAAACCCGCCGAACCGGCCCCGCAAACCGAAGTCATCACCCTTAACGATGCCGGCAACGTGCTGTTCGATTTCGACAAGTCCGATCTGAAACCGGCCGCGAAAAGCCAGCTGGACACGTTGATGGACAAACTGCGCAATGCCGATGTGGTGAGCATCAAGGTCATTGGCCACACCGACAGCAAAGGTTCGGATGCCTACAACCAGGCGCTTTCGGAACGTCGTGCCAGCAGCGTGGCGGAGTATTTACTGAGCCAGGGCCTGGCGCCGAACAAACTCACCAGTGAAGGGCGCGGCGAGAGTGAACCGGTTGCCGATAACAACACGGACGAAGGGCGTGCGCAGAACCGTCGGGTGGAACTGCACATCAATCGTTAGGAAAAGTCTGTAGTCCGCAGGCTAGAGCTGTCGGTCGATGAACGTCGTCGAACCGGCAGCCATCCGGCGGCGGTCCGGTTTTTTTCATTTTCCCCTCTGGCTTATCCCCTGCAGAAGCCGTTACTGTGCGCCCAAAGAATAATTCGCAACACGGGGGAGCGTATGAAGGTGTTCTGTGGGCTGGGGCGATTGTTGACCCTGCTGTTCTGCTGCGTGGTGCTGGCCAATCAGCTGGTGCCGTTTGTTCATCCGCTGCACCTGCTGGTCAATCTGGCCGGCGGTCTGCTGCTGGCGATCCACGTGCTCGAAGTGCTGCTGTGCAACCGCAGCCTCAAGGGCCGTCCGCACCCTTGGCGTGATCGTGGCCGCATCCTGTTGTTCGGCGTATTTCACCTGCAAACCATCCCGGCCCCGGCCGCTCCGGAGGCTTCCCATGCGTAAAATCTGCCTGCTCGCTGCATTCATCAGTCCCCTGGCCTGCGCCCAGGTGGTCAGCGTCGAAACCAATTCCCTGATGCGTCTGCCGAACACCGCCAGCACTTTGCAACTGGAAAAACTGGTGGTCGCCGATTACGGCACTTTGCTGATTCCTTCGAACGTGACCGAGCTGAGTGTCGGCGAATTGCAGCTGGGTCATGAAGCGCGCATTGCCATCGTGCCGAGCGAGCAGGCGCTGGATATGAAAGTCATCCGCGCCGAACTCGCCGAAGGCAGCCAGATCACCGCCCGTGGCGCACCGGGCACGTACGAAAAAGCCGCCCGCGCCGGGCGCAATCTGAATCTGCAATTCAAGGCGTTGAATGCGCCGAAACTGGTGGTCGATGCCCGTGGCGGCACCGGTGCGCCGGGTTTTGTCGGGCTCGATGGCGCCAACGGTCAGGAGCCGGGTTGCACCTGGGGTCAGGCAGGGCACGGTTTTGATGGCAGCAACGGCAGCGATGGCCAGCCGGGTGCACCGGGCGCGCTGGTGCGTCTTGAAGTGCCGCGCGAGTTTCCGGCCGAGCTGATCAAGGTCGAAGTGGCCGGCGGTGCCGGTGGCCCGCCCGGTCCTGGCGGCAAGCCGGGGGCGGGTGGCAAATCCAAGGGCTGCCTGGTCTATCGCGCCGATGGTGGCAAAAGCGGCAAGCCAGGGGCCGACGGGCAGCCGGGGCCTGCGGGGGCGGCGGGAGCTGTCACCGTACAGCGCTTGTAACCTGTCACCTTTTTGATCGTTCCCACGCTCCGCGTGGGAACGATCAGGTAAAACGCGCTTGTCAGAACGAGGGGCGCGCAGCTGCCACCGCCACCAGCACCACTCCGACCAGCAGATTGAACCCCACCACCTTGCGAATCCGCCCCAGCACCGCCGCACCCGCCGGCCAGTCCTTCGCCTGCACCGCCGTGCGCAGTTCCGGCAGCATCAACGCCTGAATCCGGATGAACAGCGCGGTCATCACCACATACAGCCCCATCATCACCTGCACATAACGCGGCGCGCTATCGAAGGCGATGTGTTGCAGATGCAACATGCCTACCCCGGTCACCGGCAGCAGAATCACCGCCCCCCACACCCAGCGAAAAAAACCTTGAAACACTTCCACCCAGAGCGTCAGGCGCCCGGGACCGTCCAGCGCCTTCATCGCCGCGGGGCGCAGGACCATCCAGGCGAAAAACATACCGCCGACCCACACCAGCGCGGCCAGTACATGGATGGGGTAAACGAGGCTAAAAGGTGTCATTGGGGTACTCCGATCTGCGCAGGATTGATTAGCGGGGTATGATAGCGGCCGATCCGAACCACTGAAAATTTATCCAGCGTTTTTTGCGCCCGACACTCAATGATCAGCACTGAACTCAAAACCACGATCCAGGGCGCCTACTCGCGTTTTCTAGAGGCCAAGAGCCTCAAACCGCGTTACGGCCAGCGCCTGATGATCGCTGAAGTCGCCAAAGTCCTCGGGGATATCGACACCGACGACGAAGGCCGGCGCAGTGGCGACCCCGCGATTGTCGCGGTGGAAGCCGGCACCGGTACCGGCAAGACCGTGGCCTACAGCCTGGCGGCGATCCCGACGGCGAAACTGGCCGGCAAGCGGCTGGTGATCGCCACCGCGACCGTCGCCCTGCAAGAGCAGATCGTCTACAAGGATTTGCCCGACCTGATGCGCAACAGCGGGCTGAACTTCAGCTTCGCCCTGGCCAAGGGCCGTGGCCGCTACATGTGCCTGTCCAAGCTCGACATGCTGTTGCAGGAAGGCCACGCACAGACCGCCACCGCGCAGCTGTTCGAAGAAGAAGGCTTCAAGATCGAGGTAGACGAGGCCAGCCAGAAGCTGTTCACCAGCATGATCGAAAAGCTCGCCGGCAATAAATGGGACGGCGACCGCGACAGCTGGCCCAACGCACTGGAAGACGCCGACTGGGCGCGCCTGACCACCGATCACAGCCAGTGCACCAACCGTCATTGCCCGAACTTCGGCCAGTGCGCCTTCTACAAGGCCCGCGAAGGCATGGGCAAGGTCGACGTGATCGTCACCAACCACGACATGGTGCTGGCCGACCTGGCGCTGGGCGGCGGGGCAGTCCTGCCCGATCCGCGCGACACCATTTACGTGTTCGACGAAGGCCACCACCTGCCGGACAAGGCCATCGGCCACTTCGCCCACTACACGCGCCTGCGCTCCACCGCCGACTGGCTGGAAACCACCGCCAAGAACCTCACCAAGCTGCTGGCCCAGCACCCGTTGCCGGGCGATCTCGGCAAGCTGATCGAGCAGGTGCCGGAGCTGGCGCGGGAGATCAAGACCCAGCAGCAATTCATGTTCACCGCCTGCGAACAGATCGCCGACTTCAAACCCGGCGAAGACGTCGAAGGCCGCGAGCGTCCGCGTCATCGCTTCATCGGCGGGGTGATTCCGGAACACATGCGCGAGATGGGCATCGAGCTGAAAAAAGGCTTCGCCCGCCTCAACGACCTGTTCACCCGCCTGACGGATCTGCTCAAGGAAGGCATGGACGGCGAGGTCAACATCGGCATCGCCAGCAATCAGGCCGAAGAATGGTATCCGCTGTTCGGCAGCCTGTTGTCCCGTGCCTCCGGCAACTGGGAGCTGTGGACCGCGTTCACCGCCGAGGACCCGGAAGACAACCCGCCGATGGCCCGCTGGCTGACCCTGGCGGAAAGCGGTTCGCTGTTCGACATCGAGGTCAACGCCAGCCCGATCCTTGCCGCCGAAACCCTGCGCCGCAGCCTGTGGAACGTGGCTTACGGCTGTCTGGTGACTTCGGCGACCTTGACCGCCCTCGGCACGTTCGATCGTTTCCGCATGCGCGCCGGCCTGCCGAAAAAAGCTGTCACCGCCGTGGTGCCGAGCCCGTTCCATCACGCCGACGCCGGTGTGTTGCGGGTGCCGGACCTGAAGGCCGACCCGCGCGATGCCGCCGCGCACACCGCCGCGATCATCCGCGATCTGCCGGAACTGGTCGAAGGCTCGCGCGGCAGTCTGGTGCTGTTCTCATCGCGCAAGCAGATGCAGGACGTGTTCGACGGCCTCGACCGCGACTGGCGCAAGCAAGTGTTCATTCAAGGCAACCTGTCGAAACAGGAAACCCTGAACAAGCACAAGGCGCGGGTCGATGGCGGTGATTCCAGCGTGCTGTTCGGTCTCGCCAGTTTCGCCGAGGGCGTGGACTTGCCGGGCGCCTACTGCGAGCACGTGGTGATCGCCAAGATCCCGTTCTCGGTGCCGGACGATCCGGTCGAAGCCGCGTTGTCGGAATGGATCGAAGCCCGGGGCGGCAATCCGTTCATGGAAATCTCGGTGCCCGATGCCTCGCTGAAGCTGGTCCAGGCCTGCGGTCGTCTGCTGCGCACCGAAGAAGACCGCGGCACCATCACCTTGCTGGATCGGCGGCTGGTCACTCAGCGCTACGGCAAGGCGATCCTCAATGCGTTGCCTCCTTTCCGTCGTGAAATATCCTGAGACATCGGTGGGCAGTTTTGCCCGCCGCGCTGTCTATCTCTCTGTCACTGCTTTTCCATTGGCCCTTGCGGGTCGTTAGGGAGAATTCCGTTCTCATGATTCGTCGTTCGTTGCCTGCCATTTTTGCCCTGGTTTTCGCTGGCCCCTTGCTGGCGGCGCCTGCCGGCCAGCAGACCCTGTTCAACTTTGTCCGCCCCGCCGATGTGGTGAAAGTGGCGACCGAAAACGCCGACCTGCCGCAAGCCAACGCCGAGCAGACCCCGGAAGGTGAAGTGCTGCGCCGGGTGACATTCAATCCGACGGCCCGTCCTACCTTGCGTTTGTCCCCGCAGACCGGTGCCTGGGACTGGTCGCAGTCCGGCATGATGAGCCTGCGCATCCAGAGCGCGATGAACTGGGCGGTGACCGTCTACGTACAAATCCAGAGCAATGACGGCAAGACCCTGGTCAGCCGCGTCGATCTGCCGGCCGGCCCGGCGCAGACCTTGCTGGTGCCGTTGAGCGCGACTTCGCCACTGAGTCAGGGCATGAAGGCCGGCCCGGTGATGCCGATGACCATCGACGGGCAGCGCATCCTGCTGGCGAGCAGCAGCGGTGAGCTGGATCGCCGCCAGGTGGTGTCGGTCAGCCTGTCGATGGATCAGCCGAAAGCCGCGCAAAGTCTGTTGCTTGAGCGCTTTGGCGTGCAGGACGAAGGCGAAGTGATCAAATCCGCCTACGGCAATCTGGTGGATGCCTATGGCCAGTCGACCCGTAGCAAATGGCCGGAGAAAGTCGTCAATGACGAACAACTGAAATCCGCCGCCGCCAAAGAACAGCAACAACTGAACACCTGGCTTGCCGAGCGCGAAAAGTCGTCGCTGGACAAGTTCGGTGGCTGGAATAAAGGCCCGGCGTTCAAGGCCAGCGGTTTCTTCCGCACCGAAAAGCGTGACGGCCGCTGGTATCTGGTGACGCCCGAGGGCCATCCGTTCTATTCCCTGGGCGTGAACACCGTCAGCCCGGAGGTCAACCAGACCTACGTGGCCGGTCGCGAATACATGTTCGAATCCCTGCCAAAACCGGGAGAGCCGCTGGCCAGCCACTTCGGCGAAGGCGACAACCGTGGCGGCAACGGTGTCGATCAGGGCCGGGGCTACAACTTCGGGCGCTGGTACGACTTCTACGGCGCCAACCTTCAGCGACTGTATGGCGAGCCGTGCATCCCGGATAGCGGCAACAAGGCCGGTGTCGCCGAAGCCGCCAAGGCTGGCGCCGCCGAAGAGGCGGCAACCAACGCCAATGCACCGGTAGCTGCCTCCGAACAACCGAAAGCCGGGGTCGCCGAGTCGGCAGCCACCAGCGGGCAAAGCGTTGCGGCACCGTGCAAAAACACGGTCGACGAGCAAAAGTGGGCCAGC
The window above is part of the Pseudomonas fluorescens genome. Proteins encoded here:
- a CDS encoding OmpA family protein, coding for MSIVRTALPLVLLTSVLTGCAGLQKTDWPTCAAVGGVVGAGLGATESSAWAGYGALLVGGTAAAYCWVHGDGDEDGDGVPDSRDKCPGTPKGVQVDADGCPPPAPAPVVEEAVVVKEETIVIRDVHFQFDKATLTPADKLVLDKVATRLKQETSTAQLTVTGHTDSVGSDAYNQKLSDRRAHSVVKYLVESGVPQSSFVSVTGAGESQPVADNKTADGRALNRRTEIKINR
- a CDS encoding OmpA family protein; protein product: MSVLTRSVLPVLLLGSLLTGCATHSDGTAPLNQRTWPICSLIGGLVGGGLGALENSGWAGGGAALGILTGGLICYAQDGDEDDDGVFDRRDRCPDTPANTPVDHRGCPLPQYPVTEKPAEPAPQTEVITLNDAGNVLFDFDKSDLKPAAKSQLDTLMDKLRNADVVSIKVIGHTDSKGSDAYNQALSERRASSVAEYLLSQGLAPNKLTSEGRGESEPVADNNTDEGRAQNRRVELHINR
- a CDS encoding DUF1145 domain-containing protein — its product is MKVFCGLGRLLTLLFCCVVLANQLVPFVHPLHLLVNLAGGLLLAIHVLEVLLCNRSLKGRPHPWRDRGRILLFGVFHLQTIPAPAAPEASHA
- a CDS encoding collagen-like protein, producing MRKICLLAAFISPLACAQVVSVETNSLMRLPNTASTLQLEKLVVADYGTLLIPSNVTELSVGELQLGHEARIAIVPSEQALDMKVIRAELAEGSQITARGAPGTYEKAARAGRNLNLQFKALNAPKLVVDARGGTGAPGFVGLDGANGQEPGCTWGQAGHGFDGSNGSDGQPGAPGALVRLEVPREFPAELIKVEVAGGAGGPPGPGGKPGAGGKSKGCLVYRADGGKSGKPGADGQPGPAGAAGAVTVQRL
- a CDS encoding CopD family protein, yielding MTPFSLVYPIHVLAALVWVGGMFFAWMVLRPAAMKALDGPGRLTLWVEVFQGFFRWVWGAVILLPVTGVGMLHLQHIAFDSAPRYVQVMMGLYVVMTALFIRIQALMLPELRTAVQAKDWPAGAAVLGRIRKVVGFNLLVGVVLVAVAAARPSF
- the dinG gene encoding ATP-dependent DNA helicase DinG, translating into MISTELKTTIQGAYSRFLEAKSLKPRYGQRLMIAEVAKVLGDIDTDDEGRRSGDPAIVAVEAGTGTGKTVAYSLAAIPTAKLAGKRLVIATATVALQEQIVYKDLPDLMRNSGLNFSFALAKGRGRYMCLSKLDMLLQEGHAQTATAQLFEEEGFKIEVDEASQKLFTSMIEKLAGNKWDGDRDSWPNALEDADWARLTTDHSQCTNRHCPNFGQCAFYKAREGMGKVDVIVTNHDMVLADLALGGGAVLPDPRDTIYVFDEGHHLPDKAIGHFAHYTRLRSTADWLETTAKNLTKLLAQHPLPGDLGKLIEQVPELAREIKTQQQFMFTACEQIADFKPGEDVEGRERPRHRFIGGVIPEHMREMGIELKKGFARLNDLFTRLTDLLKEGMDGEVNIGIASNQAEEWYPLFGSLLSRASGNWELWTAFTAEDPEDNPPMARWLTLAESGSLFDIEVNASPILAAETLRRSLWNVAYGCLVTSATLTALGTFDRFRMRAGLPKKAVTAVVPSPFHHADAGVLRVPDLKADPRDAAAHTAAIIRDLPELVEGSRGSLVLFSSRKQMQDVFDGLDRDWRKQVFIQGNLSKQETLNKHKARVDGGDSSVLFGLASFAEGVDLPGAYCEHVVIAKIPFSVPDDPVEAALSEWIEARGGNPFMEISVPDASLKLVQACGRLLRTEEDRGTITLLDRRLVTQRYGKAILNALPPFRREIS
- a CDS encoding beta-galactosidase, which gives rise to MIRRSLPAIFALVFAGPLLAAPAGQQTLFNFVRPADVVKVATENADLPQANAEQTPEGEVLRRVTFNPTARPTLRLSPQTGAWDWSQSGMMSLRIQSAMNWAVTVYVQIQSNDGKTLVSRVDLPAGPAQTLLVPLSATSPLSQGMKAGPVMPMTIDGQRILLASSSGELDRRQVVSVSLSMDQPKAAQSLLLERFGVQDEGEVIKSAYGNLVDAYGQSTRSKWPEKVVNDEQLKSAAAKEQQQLNTWLAEREKSSLDKFGGWNKGPAFKASGFFRTEKRDGRWYLVTPEGHPFYSLGVNTVSPEVNQTYVAGREYMFESLPKPGEPLASHFGEGDNRGGNGVDQGRGYNFGRWYDFYGANLQRLYGEPCIPDSGNKAGVAEAAKAGAAEEAATNANAPVAASEQPKAGVAESAATSGQSVAAPCKNTVDEQKWASHTLDRLQAWGFNTVGNWSAPALGDAERMPYTLPLSIVGDYTSISTGTDWWGGMPDPFDPRFAMATERAVAIAARDHRDDPWLIGYFADNELAWAGPGDDPKSRYALAYGTLKMTTDVPAKRAFLKQLRDKYRNQAGLSKAWGIDLPAWELMEDPGFEAPLPNPEHPEIEADFKYFQKVFADTYFKTISDSLKWHAPNQLLLGGRFATSTPEAVASCAQYCDVLSFNMYTLQPQDGYDFAALRSLDKPVLITEFNFGSTDRGPFWGGVTPLSKEEDRGPAYANFLKQALSEPSIVGVHWFQYLDQPVTGRLLDGENGHFGLVGVTDLPFQGFVEAVRKSNLATVDQLNKEAQKAAATANKAGHEAEGGRNADAGKGPGQGAGHTGGHSGNGH